In Streptomyces sp. NBC_00341, the DNA window TCGCGGTGGCGCCGGACGGAAGCTGGGCGGGTTCGGTGACCGTGCTGGTCGAGCGGCCGGACGGGGAGGTGGCGTTCGGTGCGGCGGCCGACGTCCACCAGGCGCATGTGGTCGGGGTGTTCGTACGCCCCGAGGCGCGGGGCGGGCGCGTGGCCGGGGAACTGTTCCGGGCCGGTCTGGACTGGGCGTGGTCGCTGGGCGGGCCGAGGATCGAACGCGTACGGCTGTACGTGCACGAGGACAACCTGCGTGCCTCCGCGTTCTACCGCCGGATCGGGTTCGTGCCGACCGGCGAGACGGTGCCGGTCCTGGGCGACCCGACGGCTCGTGAACTGGAGTACGCGGTGGCCCGGCCGTAGGGGTGGGGCGGGGGCGGGCCCGGGTGGGTCAGGGGGCGGTCGGCGTCTGGAGTTGCTGGGTCCAGCGGGCGCGGCCCTGTTCGGGGGAGCGGAGCAGGGCGACGGTGGGCAGGCCCAGGTTGTTGCCGGTCGCGAGCAGTTCGGGGAGTCGGGGCAGGGGTGCGACGGCTGCGACGTCGTCGAGGACGAGCGTCATTGGTGGGTCGAGCCGACCGTCGGATGACCGTGCGGCCATGCGGCGGCCGTGCTCGACCACGTCTGAGGCGAGCGCCGTGAGCAGGGGCATGGCTCCGGGGCTCGATCGCGGATTCTCGATGGGTTCACCCACCACATAGAGCGTGCCCCCTTCGTCCGCGAAAGATTCCAGCGCGAGCGCATCGGCCCGATTGGGGGTGCAGGCGTCGCGGACGTGGACCGAGGAGAGTGCGCCGAAGGCCCGGACCGTCAGTTCCTGCGCCATCTCGCGGCGTTCGGGGTGCGCGGTGAGCGCGGACTCCAGGAGTCCGGCGAGTCCGGACGCGGCCTTGGGGTGGGTACGCAGCAGCCGCACCGGTTCGTGGGCGGCGCCGCCCAGGGCCCAGCGGTGGACCTGGCGGAAGGGGCGGCCGTCGATGGCCGCGGCGTGCAGCCAGCACTGGAGGAGCGTCTCTGCGGTGTCGGCCGTCGCCGCGTCGATGCGGGCCTGCGGGCGGACCGGGGCGAGGAGGGCGGCGGAGCGGGCGGCCGCCCGCTCCGGCTGTTCGCAGCCGGCGGTGGGGGCCCAGTGGAGCCGGGCCGGGGTGTCGCAGAGGTGGCCGGGGTCGTAGATGAGGACGGGGCCCAGTTTGGCGCGGGCGTCCTTGGTCTCGGCCCAGACGCTGGGGTCCGAGGTGACGACGAGCACGGGCCCGTCGGCTTCGCTGATCGCCTGGACGACGGTGGGCCTGCGGGTGGCGGCGGGGCCGTAGACGACGAGGGGGGCGCGGGGGGAGGGCACGGTGAGCGGGGCGGCGGTCGCGAGGAGCTCGGTGGTGGTGGCGGGGGTGGTGGCCGGGGTGGTTGTGGCCTGTTGTTGTTGCGTTGCGGGGAGGCGTTCCGTGGGGGCGGGGCTCGGGGCCTGGTGTTCGTACCCCTGGCCCTTCTCCAGGTTGGGGAGCTGCTGGGCCGCTCGCTCCGGTCGGCGTTCCTCCAGCTGTTCCAACCGGTCCAGCCGTTGGGCGCGTTGCCGGGACCGTACGTCGCGCCAGCGTGCGACCACGCCCATGACGAAGATGGTCAGCACCACGAGCACCATCAGTTCACCGATGAACAGGCCCCAGAACAGACCGAATCCGGAGAGCGCCCCCGCCGGGGTGGTCGGCCAGGCGGCCGGCAGGTCGTGCGGGGCCTCCACCAGGCGCCGCATGGCCAGCGGGGTCTCGGCGAGGGTGACGCCGTGCGGCCAGGCGCCGTGCGAGAGGAGCCCGGACAGGCCGGTGGCCGTCCAGGCCAGCAGCGTCAGCCCGAGCAGGAAGGCCAGCAGGGCGATCAGCAGTCCGTCGGGGATGCCGCCGCTGCCGCCCCCGTTGCCGCCGGACCGTGCCTCGCCGCGCCCTGCCATGTCATGCCACCGTTGACTCGGACGACTCGTTGAGCCGCTGCTGGTTCTCGATCCGGGCCGCGCGCTGCTCGGCCTCCAGTTCGGCGGCGCGTACGTCCTCCGGGAGCAGGTCGATGGCGGAGGACTCGGTCATGGCGCGGTCGGTGAAGACGAGGGGGCGTTCGGCCTCGGTGATCAGGTGTTTGACGACCTGTACGTTCCCGTTGACGTCCCAGACGGCGATGCCCGGGGTGAGCGTGGGGATGATCTCGACCGCCCATCGGGGCAGCCCGAGGACCCGGCCGGTGGCTCTGGCCTCGTCGGCCTTCTGGGCGTAGATCGTGCGGGTCGAGGCCATCTTGAGGATGGCCGCCGCTTCCCGTGCCGCGGCTCCGTCGACGACATCGCTGAGGTGGTGGACGACGGCGACGAAGGACAGCCCGAGCCGTCGGCCGAACTTCAGCAGACGCTGGAAGAGCTGGGCGACGAAGGGGGAGTTGATGATGTGCCAGGCCTCCTCGACCAGGAAGATGCGTTTCTTCCGGTCGGGCCTGATCCAGGTGTGCTCCAGCCAGACGCCGACGATCGCCATCAGGATCGGCATGGCGATCGAGTTGCGGTCGATGTGGGAGAGGTCGAAGACGATCAGGGGGGCGTCCAGGTCGATGTCGGCGGACGTCGGCCCGTCGAACATGCCGCGGAGGTCACCGTCGACGAGCCGGTCCAGGACGAGGGCGACGTCCAGGCCCCAGGCCCGTACGTCGTCTATGTCGACGTTCATCGCCTCGGCCGACTCGGGTTCCGGGTGGCGCAGCTGGTCGACGATGTCCATCAGGACGGGCTGGCGGTCGTTCTTCGTCTCGTTCACGAAGGCGTGCGCGACCTTGAGCGCGAAGCCGGACCGTTCGTCGAGGCCGTGGCCCATGGCGACTTCGATGATCGTGCGGAGCAGGGCGAGCTGTCCGGTGGTGGTGATCGCGGGGTCGAGCGGGTTGAGCCGGATGCCGCCGTTGAGCGCGGAGGTGGGGTCGAGGCGGATGGGGGTCAGGCCCAGTTCCTGGGCGATGAGGTTCCATTCGCCGACACCGTCCTCGCCCTGGGCGTCCAGGACGACGACCTGGCGGTCGCGGAAGCGGAGCTGGCGGAGCACGTACGTCTTCTCCAGCGCGGACTTGCCGTTGCCGGATTCACCGAGCACCAGCCAGTGCGGGGCGGGGAGCTGCTGTCCGTACAGCTGGAAGGGGTCGTAGATGTAGCCCTTGCCGGAGTACACCTCACGGCCGATGATCACGCCGGAGTCGCCGAGGCCGGGGGCGGCGGTGGGCAGGTAGACCGCCTGCGCCTGTCCGGTCGAGGTGCGGACGGGCAGCCGGGTCGTCTCCACCTTCCCGAAGAGGAAGGCGGTAAAGGCGTCCGACAACGCGGACAGCGGATCTCGCATGGCGTGACCGACCTCCCTCTCGTCTCTCTCGGTGCTCGGTGCTCGGTGCTCGGTGCTCGGTGTTCTCGGTGGTGCGGTGGTGCGGTCGTGCGGTGGCTAGCGGCGGATGCCGGTGGCGAACGGCAGGGTGTTGACGAACGCGCGGTGGTGCTCGCGGTCGCACCACTCCAGCTTCAGGTACGACTTTCCGGCCGAGGCCCGGATCGTCCGCTTGTCGCGGGCGAGGGACTCGGGCGAACGCGACGACACGGTGATGTACCCCACCAGGTTCACCCCGGCCGCGCCGCTCGCGAGATCTTCACCCCGCTGGTCGAGCCGGCCGTGGGCGGCGATGTCGCGGGGGTCGACGGTGCGGTTCATCTTGGCCTGGCGGCTGGCCTCGGCCTCGTCGTTGGTCTTCTCGGTGAGCATCCGCTCGATGGCGATCTCGGTGGGTTCGAGGTCCATGCAGACCGCGACCGTACGGATCACATCGGGCGTGTGGACGAGGAGCGGGGCCAGGAAGTTGACGCCGACGGGTGTCATCGGCCACTCCTTCACCCAGGCCGTGGAGTGGCACCAGGGGGCACGGGTGGACGATTCGCGGGTCTTGGCCTGGAGGAACGTCGGCTCGACCGCGTCCAGTTCGGCGGGCCAGGCGTTGCGCTTGGTCATGGCCTGGATGTGGTCGATGGGGTGGTCGGGGTCGTACATCGAGTGGACGAGGGAGGCCAGGCGGCTCTGGCCGAGCGGCTGGCGTACCCGGATGTCGGCCTCGGCGAGGCGGGCGCAGATGTCGGTGAGCTCGCGGGCCATGACGACGGCGAGGCCCGCGTCCCGGTCGAGCTTGCGGCCGCCGTGGGGGCGGGCGGCGCGGGCCATGGCGTTGGCCTCCGCGGCGAGCTCGCGGTCGAACTCCATGCAGGCGACCAGGTAGGCGCGGTGCTGTTCGCTGGAGGTGGAGACCATCGACTGGAGCTGCTCGTAGGACTCCTGGAGCCAGCCCGGGGAGGCCTTGTCGCCGCGCTGGGCGACGTCCTTCGCGTGGGCGTCGGGGTCGGCGGGCAGGGTGCGGGCGAGCATCTGGATGCGGGTCACGAAGCCGTCGCCGTTGGCGACGTGCTTGAGCAGGGTGCCGAAGCGGTCGACGAGCGCTTCCTGGTCCTCGCTGTCGCGCAGCCCGACGCCGGGCCCCTCGATCTCGATCGCGGCGGTGACGGTGCGGCGGTCGGCGTGCAGCAGTACGGCGATCTCGTCGGGTCCGAAGGGTGCGGCCAGCCAGTTGATCCGGCCGATGCCGGGGGGCGGGCCGATCTCGACCTCGCGGCCGTCGGCGCTGGTGCCCGCTTCCATGGCGGCGGACTGGTAGGTGGCGCCTCGGCGCAGGGAGCGCTTGTAGCTGCGGTTGATCTCGAACCACTTGTAGAACGTCCGGTGCTTGTACGGGACGTAGACGATCGCCAGGGCGAGCAGCGGGAAGCCGGTGAGCAGCACGATCCGCATGGACAGGACCGGTACGAGCAGCCCGCTCATCATGCCGAGGAACGCCCCGCCGATGATCAGGGCGATCTCGCCGGTCTCGCGGTTCTTGCCGACCATGGCGTTGGGCCTGGCCCGGCCGATGAGATACGTACGGCGGGGCGCGATCGGATGGGACTGCGTGCTCAACGCCCGCCACCTCCTGTGCTGCTGTTACCTGAACTTCCTGACCCGCGGCGCGGGCTGCGGCTGCTGTGCGGGGTACCTGAGGTGGGGCCTGATCCGCTGCGGGGCGGAGGTGCGGCGGAGGGGACAGATCCGCCGCCGACCCCGCTCCCGGAGTTGCGGGAGCTGTGGGCGGCGACTCCGCCGCTGACCGGATTGGCGGGGCGTCCGCCGCCGCTGTTGCCGCCGCCGTTGTCCTGGCCGCCGCCGCGGCTGCTGTGGGTCTTGATGCCCTGGGAGACGAGTGCGGCGGGCGAGCTGATCATCGCGGCGGCCTGGGAGCCGTCGGTGGCCTGCTTGCGGTTGGTACGGGCGCCCTGGATCTCGTCGCCGAAGCCGGGGACGAAGCGGTAGATCATGCCGGAGGCGAAGATCGCGAGCAGGATGATCGCCAGCCCGGAGACGACGGCGGAGAACGCGTCCGGCCCGTCGTCGGAGGAGAGCGCGCCGGCCAGGCCGAGCACGATGACGATGACCGGTTTCACCATGATCACGGCGATCATGATGCCCGCCCAGCGGCGTACGTGCCCCCACATGTTCTTGTCGACGAGCCCCGCGTACACGGCGGTTCCGAGCAGGGCGCCTACGTAGAGGAGGGCGGCCCGGATCACGAGTTCCAGCCAGAGGATGCCTGCGGCGAGGATCGACACCAGGGACACGACGATCAGCATGATCGGTCCGCCGCCGATGTCGGAGTCCTTCTTGAGCGCTTCGGCGAACGACCCGAAGAAGACGTCCGTCTGCCCGCCGGAGGACGAGGAGATGACCTCGGTGACGGCGTCGGTGGCGGAGACGATCGTGTACAGGATCAGCGGGGTGAACGCGGACGCGAGGACCGTCAGCCACAGGAACCCGATGGCCTCGGAGATGGCGGTGGTGAGCGGTACCCCGCGGATGGCGCGCTTGGCGACGGCGAGCAGCCACAGGACGAGCGTCAGCACGGTGGAGGCGGCGAAGACGATCGCGTACTGCTGGAGGAAGCGGGTGTTCGTGAAGTCGACGTTCGCGGTGCCCTTGACGGCGTCGCTGAGCTTGCCGACGATCCACGCGGCGGCGTCGGCACAGCCGCGGCCCAGGGAGGTCAGGGGGTCCAGGGCGGGGTCGACGCTTTTGGGGGCGTTGGACTTGGAGGTGCCTGCGCCGCCTTCGCAGTAGTCCTTGGCGGGGCCGACGATGAGCGAGCAGTTTCCATTCCCGGAGGGAGAGGGGGAGGGCGTCGGTGCCGCCGCAGCGCGGGTTGCCAGAATCACCAGAGTTGCCTGGACGCTCGCCAGGGACGCACTCAACTTGAGTGCGTGCCGTGATTTAGCGCGCATAGGTAAACCCTCCGTACTCCTCGACGGCCTTGGCGATGTCATCGGCGTTGGAGGCCGTACGGTCGGTATTGACCGGTGCCGGTCCGTCTTTCTGGGAGAAGCTGTCGACCTTCCAGTCGTTGCTCTCCCACTGGAGCTTCAGCGTCATGGTGAACCAGTCGTTGCTCACGGGATTGGTGGAGCCGACCCCAGCCGTTCCGAAGACTCCTGTGCACCACACCTCGACAGTGGCGGAAGAGCCAGAGAGCTGCGTCACCTTGGTCCCGACGGGCGCGGTCCTTGAGACGTACGTCATGCCTTCAGCGGCTTTGCCGCTCTCGTCGAGGCCGACCTTGGCAAGGAAGTCCTTGCTGTATGCCTGGTTGAGCTTGGTCTCAAGCTCGTCGACTCGGCCCGTGGCGAAGACGCGCCGTACGATCTGCGTCCGGCGATCTGGCCTGAGGATGTCTGCCGATACGAGCGCCACGGAATAGTTCGCCGCCGCGCTCTGCGCCCCCTGCTCGTCATGCGCGTACCCCGAGGGAATCGAGCCGTTCTTCCCCGTCACCGGCTTCGTCCCCGTGGCCGCGGTCGGTGCCGAGCCGGCCTTCTTGGCGTCGCTTCCGCGCGCACCGTCGCCGCCGTTGTCCCCGCCGCCTCCGCCCATGTTCGCGAAGGCGATGGCGGCCAGGAGCAGGATCACCACGCCGAGGACGGTGAAGAGCGAGCGGGAGTTGCGGGCCGGGCGGCGGGGGCCGTAGCCGTCGCCGCCCTGGCTGTCGGGGAGGCGGGTGCGGGTCTGGCGCGTGCCGCCGAGGGTGCTGTAGCCGTCGTTCGAACGGCCGGAGTCGTTGCCGTAGCCGTCGTCGTCGGGACTCATGCCGCGTACGCCCCCTCAACCGTTGCCTGAACCGCGTCGTAGTACGACGGTAGCCGTGCTGGTTCCCGCGCGGGCGCGGTGTGGTGACTCGACATCAGGGAGACGCAACCTCTGCCGGTGGGCACGACGGGCGGATGGTGGGGACGGGGCGGGAGTGCCCCCGGACGCGGGCTGACGGTCGGTTAGACAGCCATCCCGTAGACGATGGTGAACAGGGTTCCCAGGGATCCGATGATGAATACACCGGTGAGACCGGCGACGATCAGTCCCTTGCCCTGCTCCGCGCTGAACGTGTCACGCAGAGCCGTCGCGCCGATCCGCTGTTTCGCCGCTCCCCAGATCGCGATGCCGAGGCAGAGCAGGATGGCGATCGCCATCACCACTTCGATCATGACGCGGGCCTCGTTGCCCAAGGTCCCGAACGGCCCCCAGTTCGGGGCGATTCCGCCGATGATGGTGGTGATGTCGCCCTTTTCAGCTGCCAGGATCATTTAAGTCACCGCCCTTGCTGGGTAGTTCGGTGCCCGCACCGCACGGCACGAGTCACCCTCTATCTTCGCTGATGAAACTGCGTTCGCACGACGACTTGGCAGCTCTCTTTACCCGGATCTCGTACATTTGACCGGTCTGACCGCCCTGACCTGCGGATCGAATCGGTGTGTGACCGAATTACATATCGTTACTCTGTGTATCACGGAGGGTGACGCCGGGCAATGATCGCCATCGCGCCACCCTGGCCGAGACCGACATCAAATGCCTGAACCGCACCTATCGGCGCATGTATGGCGAGGTGGAGGTGTGCGTCGTTCAGAGGAGCGAGCGGCGGGGGTTGGGTGGACGGGGTGGTGTCGTCCAGGCCGACGGTGGCTTGAAATCGCACCAGGAGCCGTCGAAGGGAAACGTTCCGGCCTCGGCGAGCCGTGCGACCGCGTCCCCCTCGGAGCGGATGGCGACCGCTTCCTCGGCGGTCCAGTACGCGGGGTGGCCGGTCTTCTCCGCGAAGGACTGCTCGTCCTTCCACCGCCAGGTACGGTCCGGCGCCACGTTGAGGTCCAGCTCGTGGTCCGCGATGTCGATGTCGTCGCCGTGATGGAGCCGACGTTCCAGATTGACGTACCAGCCGCGGAACTTCTGTCTGCGCCCGAACAGCCACAGGACGGAGTGGGCCGCGC includes these proteins:
- a CDS encoding GNAT family N-acetyltransferase; protein product: MDYVIRPVRAEEWQLVKELRLAALRDPVAPLAFLETYEQGVEQPDAFWQERAAGSSESGDGEKRQFVAVAPDGSWAGSVTVLVERPDGEVAFGAAADVHQAHVVGVFVRPEARGGRVAGELFRAGLDWAWSLGGPRIERVRLYVHEDNLRASAFYRRIGFVPTGETVPVLGDPTARELEYAVARP
- a CDS encoding type IV secretory system conjugative DNA transfer family protein, which translates into the protein MAGRGEARSGGNGGGSGGIPDGLLIALLAFLLGLTLLAWTATGLSGLLSHGAWPHGVTLAETPLAMRRLVEAPHDLPAAWPTTPAGALSGFGLFWGLFIGELMVLVVLTIFVMGVVARWRDVRSRQRAQRLDRLEQLEERRPERAAQQLPNLEKGQGYEHQAPSPAPTERLPATQQQQATTTPATTPATTTELLATAAPLTVPSPRAPLVVYGPAATRRPTVVQAISEADGPVLVVTSDPSVWAETKDARAKLGPVLIYDPGHLCDTPARLHWAPTAGCEQPERAAARSAALLAPVRPQARIDAATADTAETLLQCWLHAAAIDGRPFRQVHRWALGGAAHEPVRLLRTHPKAASGLAGLLESALTAHPERREMAQELTVRAFGALSSVHVRDACTPNRADALALESFADEGGTLYVVGEPIENPRSSPGAMPLLTALASDVVEHGRRMAARSSDGRLDPPMTLVLDDVAAVAPLPRLPELLATGNNLGLPTVALLRSPEQGRARWTQQLQTPTAP
- a CDS encoding ATP-binding protein — encoded protein: MRDPLSALSDAFTAFLFGKVETTRLPVRTSTGQAQAVYLPTAAPGLGDSGVIIGREVYSGKGYIYDPFQLYGQQLPAPHWLVLGESGNGKSALEKTYVLRQLRFRDRQVVVLDAQGEDGVGEWNLIAQELGLTPIRLDPTSALNGGIRLNPLDPAITTTGQLALLRTIIEVAMGHGLDERSGFALKVAHAFVNETKNDRQPVLMDIVDQLRHPEPESAEAMNVDIDDVRAWGLDVALVLDRLVDGDLRGMFDGPTSADIDLDAPLIVFDLSHIDRNSIAMPILMAIVGVWLEHTWIRPDRKKRIFLVEEAWHIINSPFVAQLFQRLLKFGRRLGLSFVAVVHHLSDVVDGAAAREAAAILKMASTRTIYAQKADEARATGRVLGLPRWAVEIIPTLTPGIAVWDVNGNVQVVKHLITEAERPLVFTDRAMTESSAIDLLPEDVRAAELEAEQRAARIENQQRLNESSESTVA
- a CDS encoding SCO6880 family protein is translated as MSTQSHPIAPRRTYLIGRARPNAMVGKNRETGEIALIIGGAFLGMMSGLLVPVLSMRIVLLTGFPLLALAIVYVPYKHRTFYKWFEINRSYKRSLRRGATYQSAAMEAGTSADGREVEIGPPPGIGRINWLAAPFGPDEIAVLLHADRRTVTAAIEIEGPGVGLRDSEDQEALVDRFGTLLKHVANGDGFVTRIQMLARTLPADPDAHAKDVAQRGDKASPGWLQESYEQLQSMVSTSSEQHRAYLVACMEFDRELAAEANAMARAARPHGGRKLDRDAGLAVVMARELTDICARLAEADIRVRQPLGQSRLASLVHSMYDPDHPIDHIQAMTKRNAWPAELDAVEPTFLQAKTRESSTRAPWCHSTAWVKEWPMTPVGVNFLAPLLVHTPDVIRTVAVCMDLEPTEIAIERMLTEKTNDEAEASRQAKMNRTVDPRDIAAHGRLDQRGEDLASGAAGVNLVGYITVSSRSPESLARDKRTIRASAGKSYLKLEWCDREHHRAFVNTLPFATGIRR
- a CDS encoding DUF402 domain-containing protein → MKAGKRDVATNSTRLDTGGRTGGRAGTEPGPGQILQWNFFIGGHLSASVPVRLVERTTAGQLLWMETGTPMWRTALPRGTTHLRDIAPHERPADGYPVVPDRWPMGNALFYQPTGAAHSVLWLFGRRQKFRGWYVNLERRLHHGDDIDIADHELDLNVAPDRTWRWKDEQSFAEKTGHPAYWTAEEAVAIRSEGDAVARLAEAGTFPFDGSWCDFKPPSAWTTPPRPPNPRRSLL